A window of Echeneis naucrates chromosome 13, fEcheNa1.1, whole genome shotgun sequence contains these coding sequences:
- the LOC115053103 gene encoding odorant receptor 131-2-like, which yields YVAVCMPLRHGELCSTRNNVNIVLFIHALSSVPCIVILSTIFGSASLKFYNQFQLCAVEFLFIYLWQHHLRSAISQFYFLIMLIPVVISYVKIMKVAKAASGEDKQSSRKGLRTVALHGFQLLLCLIQLWCSFIEAALLQIDVVVFYHVRYFNYILFYLVPKFLSPLIYGLRDEVFFHALKKYVSFGLYKGNNIG from the coding sequence tatgtggctgtttgtatgccgctgcgtcacggagagctctgctccacacgtaataATGTAAACATTGTCCtcttcattcatgctctcagctctgtgccctgcATTGTTATTCTCTCCACCAtctttggatctgcatccctaaaATTTTACAACCAATTTCAGTTATGTGCAGTggagtttcttttcatttacttatgGCAACACCATCTCAGGTCAGCTATAAGTCAGTTTTACTTCTTGATCATGCTAATACCTGTTGTGATTtcctatgttaaaataatgaaagtggccaaagctgcatcaggagaggataagcagtcatcaaggaaagggctcaggacagtggctcttcatggtttccagctgctgctctgtctcatccagctgtggtgttCGTTCATAGAAGCTGCATTGCTTCAgattgatgttgttgtgttttatcatgtGAGATATTTCaactatatattattttatcttgtaCCAAAATTCTTGAgtcctctcatttatggcctcagagatgaagttttctttcatgcactgaaAAAATATGTCTCCTTTGGGTTGTATAAAGGAAATAACATTGGATAA